In Azospirillaceae bacterium, a genomic segment contains:
- a CDS encoding PAS domain-containing sensor histidine kinase has protein sequence MKLGAATRICLGYALLGITWILTSDFVLDVFPPLFSGHPVGPWVGPAKGVAFVIVTALLLHRMLTRTFRADAEKAQALVVSEARYATLAEMSPVGIFQADGAGTVTFHNDKMRELAGVPTPMERGWVHAEDRDRVRACWEAAIATGGFFSEEFRMARPDGRLAWVLCQAAPIAAGPAGYVGVLIDLTDRQVALEEVRLGKERYELAVTGSAVGIVDWRLADDDLHLSDQARALLRLPLNERATGHALLRLLPADERRRVFSATRDHLDTRAPFDLELRLRCADGVTRWFHARGQVVQDAQGRPRRALGSLVDISVRKETESQLARARQDAEMASLSKTAFLASMSHELRTPLNAIIGFSELITQQTYGAVGDPRYAEYAEDIRVSGLHLLDLVNDILDVARMEAGRFELEDKVVDIAAEIAIAVRQIQAGNLQRHLEVTVAPGAGGLHAMVDPTALRQVLLNLLGNAAKFTPDGGRVTVAATIRADGLALSVTDTGPGISRHVLENLGQPFLQAEPSLRRRHGGSGLGLFIVRRLMELHGGMLMVDCPPGGGTCVTVVFPPDRQVPPGPALAMLP, from the coding sequence GTGAAGCTGGGTGCCGCGACACGGATTTGCCTGGGATACGCCCTGCTGGGCATCACCTGGATCCTGACGTCCGACTTCGTGTTGGACGTTTTCCCGCCCTTGTTCAGTGGCCATCCGGTGGGTCCCTGGGTAGGGCCGGCCAAGGGCGTGGCCTTCGTCATCGTCACGGCCCTGCTGCTGCACCGCATGCTGACGCGCACCTTCAGGGCGGACGCGGAGAAGGCCCAGGCCCTGGTTGTCAGCGAGGCGCGTTATGCCACCCTGGCGGAGATGTCGCCCGTCGGCATCTTCCAGGCCGACGGCGCCGGCACCGTCACCTTCCATAATGACAAGATGCGTGAGTTGGCCGGCGTTCCCACCCCCATGGAACGGGGATGGGTCCATGCCGAGGACCGCGACCGGGTACGGGCATGCTGGGAAGCCGCCATCGCCACCGGCGGCTTCTTTTCAGAAGAATTCAGGATGGCGCGCCCCGACGGCCGGCTGGCTTGGGTGCTGTGCCAGGCGGCCCCGATAGCCGCCGGTCCCGCCGGCTATGTCGGTGTCCTGATTGACCTGACCGACCGCCAAGTCGCCCTGGAAGAGGTGCGGCTGGGCAAGGAACGCTATGAACTGGCGGTGACCGGATCGGCGGTTGGCATCGTGGACTGGCGCCTGGCCGACGACGATCTGCACCTGTCGGATCAGGCGCGGGCGCTGCTGCGCCTGCCATTGAACGAACGCGCCACCGGCCATGCGCTGCTGCGCCTGCTACCCGCCGACGAGCGCCGGCGGGTGTTCAGCGCGACACGCGACCACCTGGACACCCGGGCGCCCTTCGACCTGGAACTGCGCCTGCGCTGCGCCGACGGCGTCACCCGCTGGTTCCACGCCCGGGGCCAGGTGGTGCAGGACGCCCAGGGCCGGCCGCGGCGCGCCCTGGGGTCCCTGGTCGATATCAGCGTGCGCAAGGAAACGGAAAGCCAGCTGGCCCGCGCCCGCCAGGACGCGGAGATGGCCAGCCTCAGCAAGACCGCCTTCCTGGCCAGCATGAGCCATGAGTTGCGCACGCCGCTGAACGCCATCATCGGCTTCAGCGAATTGATCACCCAGCAGACCTACGGCGCCGTGGGCGACCCGCGCTATGCCGAGTATGCCGAGGACATCCGGGTCAGCGGCCTGCACCTGCTGGATCTGGTGAACGACATCCTGGACGTGGCGCGCATGGAGGCCGGCCGGTTCGAGCTGGAGGACAAGGTGGTGGACATCGCGGCGGAGATCGCGATCGCCGTGCGCCAGATCCAGGCCGGCAACCTGCAGCGCCATCTGGAGGTCACCGTGGCCCCGGGGGCCGGAGGCCTGCACGCCATGGTGGACCCCACCGCCCTGCGCCAGGTGCTGCTGAACCTGCTGGGCAACGCCGCCAAGTTCACACCCGACGGCGGCCGGGTCACGGTGGCCGCCACCATCCGGGCGGACGGCCTGGCCCTGTCGGTCACCGACACCGGCCCCGGCATCTCCCGCCATGTGCTGGAGAATCTGGGCCAGCCTTTCCTGCAGGCCGAACCGTCGCTGCGCCGCCGCCACGGCGGCAGCGGCCTGGGCCTGTTCATCGTGCGCCGCCTGATGGAATTGCACGGCGGGATGCTGATGGTGGATTGCCCGCCCGGCGGCGGCACCTGCGTCACCGTGGTGTTCCCGCCCGACCGCCAAGTGCCGCCTGGACCGGCGCTGGCGATGC
- a CDS encoding IS5 family transposase: MWTDTTRRQYRRDHLKYASDLTNEEWDVLCPALPVAYRRGRPREVELRSVVEAIFYVLEGGCAWRMLPDSFPPRTTVQRYFYTWRNDGTWKRVNHLLLMRARERMGREASPSAGVIDSQSAKTTEAGGVRGYDAGKKVKGRKRHIITDTNGLLVGAVVHGADIQDRDGAPSVLASIRAAFPWLRHVFADGGYAGDKLETALATMGNWTLEIIKRSDTAQGFVVLPKRWVVERTFAWLGRNRRLAKDFERGTDTATAWIFTASVKLLTRRLART; this comes from the coding sequence ATGTGGACTGATACCACCCGTCGTCAGTATCGGCGGGATCATCTGAAGTATGCAAGCGATCTGACGAACGAAGAATGGGACGTCCTGTGCCCGGCGCTTCCTGTCGCGTACCGGCGGGGCCGTCCGCGTGAGGTGGAGCTACGGTCGGTGGTGGAGGCGATTTTCTACGTGCTGGAGGGCGGATGCGCGTGGCGGATGCTGCCGGACAGCTTTCCGCCGCGGACAACGGTACAGCGTTACTTCTACACTTGGCGGAACGACGGGACGTGGAAGCGGGTGAACCATCTGCTGCTGATGCGTGCGCGGGAAAGGATGGGCCGCGAGGCCAGCCCCAGCGCCGGGGTGATCGACAGCCAATCGGCCAAGACCACGGAGGCCGGTGGCGTGCGTGGGTATGACGCAGGCAAGAAGGTGAAAGGCCGCAAACGCCATATCATCACGGATACCAATGGGTTACTGGTTGGTGCGGTTGTTCATGGCGCCGATATCCAGGACCGCGATGGCGCTCCTTCGGTACTGGCTTCGATCCGCGCCGCGTTCCCGTGGCTGCGGCATGTCTTCGCCGATGGCGGCTACGCGGGCGACAAGTTGGAGACCGCCCTGGCCACCATGGGTAATTGGACCCTGGAGATCATCAAGCGATCCGACACCGCCCAGGGCTTCGTCGTCCTGCCCAAGCGCTGGGTGGTGGAACGGACCTTCGCCTGGTTGGGCCGGAATCGCCGCCTCGCCAAGGACTTCGAACGGGGAACCGACACCGCAACGGCTTGGATCTTCACTGCCAGCGTCAAGCTCCTCACCAGGAGATTGGCAAGGACATAA
- a CDS encoding DUF2807 domain-containing protein, with product METSIASPRPRLTPGIPAGGVIALVIAVGSLGFLLVGGHMDRSHSVHMVKAKSRMSDAMPPMPPMPPMPPDAPAAPSPLAEPSPVSPISRSDADQIRRDVEEAMRSVDIGKIKSEAMAAAEAARSAARDARAISNATQEFPAQATLSLSGLNGSTVIHPSTSVTSMTVTSNGGAVRASADDGVLRVSGGGKAVDLSITVPANTNLTVTGVSGDLTVEGPLDGDVTMDVRKADISLKKVKSLQVNVTESADISVDEVAETLKFIVAGRADLHVGRVSDAEFRVMGQADISLGAVNKALRLAVYGSGDISADRVDGVVEAVINGKGDVHIADGSASAMKVAVLGRGDFTFDGTAKDPSLFMGGSGTITLAHHTGTPRIGKSGGGDIVLGDQSAP from the coding sequence ATGGAAACCAGTATCGCGTCGCCCCGTCCCCGCCTGACGCCCGGCATTCCGGCCGGCGGGGTCATTGCCCTTGTCATCGCCGTCGGGTCCCTGGGTTTCCTGCTGGTGGGCGGGCATATGGACCGGTCGCATTCGGTCCACATGGTCAAGGCGAAGTCCCGCATGTCGGACGCGATGCCGCCCATGCCCCCGATGCCGCCCATGCCCCCCGACGCGCCGGCGGCCCCGTCGCCCCTGGCGGAACCGTCACCGGTGAGCCCCATCAGCCGGTCCGACGCCGACCAGATTCGCCGCGACGTGGAAGAGGCGATGCGGTCGGTGGACATCGGCAAGATCAAGAGCGAGGCCATGGCCGCCGCCGAGGCCGCCCGATCGGCGGCCCGCGATGCCCGCGCCATCAGCAACGCCACGCAGGAATTCCCGGCCCAGGCGACCTTGAGCCTGTCGGGCCTCAACGGGTCCACCGTCATCCATCCGTCGACCAGCGTCACCAGCATGACGGTCACCAGCAACGGTGGTGCCGTGCGTGCGTCCGCCGACGATGGCGTGCTGCGTGTGTCGGGCGGCGGCAAGGCCGTGGACCTGTCCATCACCGTGCCCGCCAACACCAACCTGACGGTGACCGGCGTCAGCGGCGACCTGACGGTGGAAGGCCCGCTGGACGGCGACGTGACCATGGACGTGCGCAAGGCCGACATTTCGCTGAAAAAGGTCAAGTCGCTGCAGGTCAACGTCACCGAAAGCGCCGACATCAGCGTGGATGAAGTGGCCGAGACGCTGAAGTTCATCGTGGCCGGCCGTGCCGACCTGCATGTGGGCCGGGTGTCGGACGCTGAATTCCGGGTGATGGGCCAGGCCGACATCTCGCTGGGTGCCGTCAACAAGGCCCTGCGTCTGGCCGTCTATGGCAGCGGCGACATTTCCGCCGACCGGGTGGACGGCGTGGTGGAGGCGGTGATCAACGGCAAGGGCGATGTCCACATCGCCGACGGCAGCGCCAGCGCCATGAAGGTGGCGGTGCTGGGTCGGGGTGACTTCACCTTCGACGGCACCGCCAAGGACCCCAGCCTGTTCATGGGCGGCAGCGGCACCATCACCCTGGCCCACCACACCGGCACGCCGCGCATCGGCAAGTCGGGCGGGGGCGATATCGTCCTGGGCGACCAGAGCGCGCCTTAG
- a CDS encoding TIGR01459 family HAD-type hydrolase — translation MPIPTIPHYQGLSQLADRYDGFILDLWGVVHDGIQPYPGVPECLTTLRAAGKRVCLLSNAPRRVDAAAARLVEMGLTPDHYDALLTSGEATHDALRDPPDAWHAALGPKLLHIGPDRDAGVYRDLPGRVRVETPNEADFVLNTGIVDFDETLADYEPILAACAARGLPMLCANPDLVVHVGPQLVICAGELARRYEELGGDVRQHGKPYPGVYARCFDLLGSIHPSRILAVGDSLRTDMAGANAAGIDGLLIAGGIHREELGVADPLTDMPDLGRLAELTAQAGLRVAGVMNRLGW, via the coding sequence ATGCCTATCCCGACCATCCCGCATTACCAGGGCCTGTCGCAGCTGGCCGACCGCTACGACGGCTTCATCCTGGACCTGTGGGGGGTGGTGCATGACGGCATCCAGCCCTATCCCGGCGTGCCGGAATGCCTGACGACGCTGCGTGCCGCCGGCAAGCGCGTCTGCCTGCTGTCCAACGCGCCGCGCCGGGTGGATGCCGCCGCCGCGCGCCTGGTGGAAATGGGCCTGACGCCCGATCATTACGACGCGCTGCTGACCTCGGGCGAGGCGACGCACGACGCGCTGCGCGATCCTCCGGACGCCTGGCACGCCGCCTTGGGGCCGAAACTGCTGCACATCGGGCCCGACCGCGACGCCGGCGTCTACCGAGATTTGCCCGGCCGGGTGCGGGTGGAAACGCCGAATGAGGCCGACTTCGTACTGAACACCGGCATCGTGGATTTTGATGAGACCCTGGCGGATTACGAGCCCATTCTGGCCGCCTGCGCCGCGCGCGGCCTGCCCATGCTGTGCGCCAATCCGGATCTGGTGGTGCATGTCGGCCCGCAGCTGGTGATCTGCGCCGGTGAGTTGGCCCGCCGCTATGAGGAACTGGGCGGCGACGTGCGCCAGCACGGCAAGCCCTATCCGGGCGTCTACGCCCGCTGCTTCGATCTGCTGGGTAGCATCCATCCCAGCCGCATCCTGGCGGTGGGTGACAGCCTGCGCACCGACATGGCCGGCGCCAACGCCGCCGGCATCGACGGCCTGCTGATCGCCGGCGGCATCCACCGCGAGGAATTGGGCGTGGCCGATCCGCTGACGGACATGCCCGACCTGGGCCGTCTGGCCGAATTGACCGCCCAGGCGGGCCTGCGGGTGGCGGGCGTCATGAACCGGTTGGGTTGGTAA
- a CDS encoding EAL domain-containing protein — protein sequence MTVLRHIIFAACYVAVALAVALVLPLAGLGVDRSYGLLMGLVVFVFGGLLHEFYARMEQAERLEHRLDRLLDRQRDVLAALDRLMRPDEADDAVAAVVSDARMLRTLAGQMPVQAAAPAPMAVAPAAAAPAPVAPVPPPARPVPPLPSLGSAYGPLPGAEALVGAPVDDDAPVMAGIREALRSDRVDIFLQPIVSLPQRKHRYYEVFSRIRLEDGSYLTPDRYLGVAARHNLLAPIDNLLLFRCVQLLRETEKRHQNVGFFCNISAATLNDGTFMREFVQFMGQHSNLVQKIVFELSQADLMQGDVFATGFLDGLRSLGFRFSMDQVDRFDVDWDQLAAHEIRFVKLDAARLLDPDGRFANPDKVTLLKRQLDRNNIDLIVEKIETDQQLLDLLDLYIDFGQGYLFGEPRLARRPAPQ from the coding sequence ATGACCGTGCTGCGCCATATCATCTTCGCCGCCTGCTACGTCGCTGTGGCCCTGGCCGTGGCCTTGGTCCTGCCGCTGGCGGGGCTGGGCGTGGACCGATCCTATGGCCTGCTGATGGGCCTGGTGGTGTTCGTCTTCGGCGGCCTGCTGCATGAGTTCTATGCCCGTATGGAGCAGGCCGAGCGGCTGGAGCATCGCCTGGACCGCCTGCTGGACCGTCAGCGCGACGTGCTGGCGGCGCTGGATCGCCTGATGCGCCCGGATGAGGCCGACGACGCCGTGGCGGCCGTGGTCAGCGACGCCCGCATGCTGCGCACCCTGGCCGGCCAGATGCCGGTACAGGCCGCCGCCCCCGCACCCATGGCGGTCGCCCCCGCCGCCGCGGCTCCGGCCCCCGTGGCCCCCGTCCCACCGCCCGCCCGCCCGGTCCCGCCCCTGCCCAGCCTGGGGTCCGCCTATGGCCCGCTGCCGGGGGCGGAGGCGCTGGTGGGCGCACCGGTGGACGACGACGCCCCGGTCATGGCCGGCATCCGCGAGGCCCTGCGGTCCGACCGGGTGGACATCTTCCTGCAGCCCATCGTCAGCCTGCCGCAGCGCAAGCACCGCTATTATGAGGTGTTCTCCCGCATCCGGCTGGAGGACGGCAGCTATCTCACGCCCGACCGCTACCTGGGCGTGGCGGCGCGCCACAATTTGCTGGCGCCCATCGACAACCTGCTGCTGTTCCGCTGCGTCCAGCTGCTGCGCGAGACGGAGAAGCGGCACCAGAACGTCGGCTTCTTCTGCAACATCTCCGCCGCCACCCTGAACGACGGCACCTTCATGCGGGAATTCGTGCAGTTCATGGGCCAGCATTCCAACCTGGTGCAGAAGATCGTGTTCGAACTGAGCCAGGCCGACCTGATGCAGGGCGACGTCTTCGCCACCGGCTTCCTGGACGGGCTGCGCAGCCTGGGCTTCCGTTTCTCCATGGATCAGGTGGACCGCTTCGACGTGGACTGGGACCAGTTGGCGGCGCATGAGATCCGCTTCGTCAAGCTGGACGCCGCCCGCCTGCTGGACCCCGACGGCCGCTTCGCCAACCCGGACAAGGTGACGCTGCTGAAGCGCCAGCTGGACCGCAACAACATCGACCTGATCGTGGAGAAGATCGAGACGGACCAGCAACTGCTGGACCTGTTGGACCTCTACATCGATTTCGGCCAGGGCTATCTGTTCGGCGAACCCCGCCTGGCCCGCCGCCCCGCCCCGCAATGA
- a CDS encoding quinone-dependent dihydroorotate dehydrogenase — protein MSLAYRLARPILFAMEAERAHDLTVTLLKSGLMPGALFGAGGADDPALAQTLLGLTFPNPVGLGAGFDKNAVVPDAMLGMGFGFVEAGTVTPKPQAGNPKPRLFRAVEAEGVINRFGFNNEGLDAFAARIEARRAAGRRGIVGVNIGKNKTSEDAAADYVTSIRRLAPTADYLVVNVSSPNTPGLRTLQGRQALTDLLAACLEARGTSRTPLLLKVAPDLTEDDKLDVAEVALASGIDALIVTNTTLERPDSLPPHLRAETGGLSGQPLFEKATAVLRDFYRLTGGKLPLIGVGGVGSGAQAYAKIRAGASLIQLYSALIYQGPGLVTVIKRDLVDLLRRDGFTSIGQAVGADHR, from the coding sequence GTGAGCCTGGCCTATCGCCTTGCCCGTCCCATCCTGTTCGCCATGGAGGCGGAGCGGGCGCACGACCTGACCGTCACCCTGCTGAAATCCGGCCTGATGCCCGGCGCCCTGTTCGGGGCCGGTGGCGCCGATGACCCCGCACTGGCGCAGACCCTGCTGGGCCTGACCTTCCCCAACCCCGTGGGCCTGGGCGCCGGCTTCGACAAGAACGCCGTGGTGCCGGACGCCATGCTGGGCATGGGGTTCGGCTTCGTGGAGGCCGGCACGGTTACGCCCAAGCCGCAGGCCGGCAACCCCAAGCCGCGCCTGTTCCGCGCGGTGGAGGCGGAGGGGGTGATCAACCGCTTCGGCTTCAACAATGAGGGGCTGGACGCCTTCGCCGCCCGGATCGAGGCGCGACGGGCGGCGGGCCGGCGCGGCATCGTCGGCGTCAACATCGGCAAGAACAAGACCAGCGAGGACGCGGCGGCCGACTACGTCACCAGCATCCGCCGCCTGGCGCCCACCGCCGATTACCTGGTGGTCAACGTCTCCTCCCCCAACACGCCGGGCCTGCGGACGCTGCAGGGCCGCCAGGCCCTGACCGACCTGCTGGCCGCCTGCCTGGAGGCGCGGGGCACGAGCCGCACGCCCCTGCTGCTGAAGGTGGCGCCGGACCTGACCGAGGATGACAAGCTGGACGTGGCGGAGGTGGCGCTGGCCAGCGGCATCGACGCCCTGATCGTGACCAACACCACGCTGGAGCGGCCCGACAGTCTGCCGCCGCACCTGCGGGCGGAAACCGGGGGCCTTAGCGGCCAGCCGCTGTTCGAAAAGGCGACGGCGGTCTTGCGCGACTTCTATCGCCTGACGGGGGGCAAGCTGCCGCTGATCGGCGTGGGCGGCGTGGGATCGGGCGCCCAGGCCTATGCCAAGATCCGCGCCGGCGCCAGCCTGATCCAGCTTTATTCCGCCCTGATCTACCAGGGGCCGGGCCTGGTGACGGTCATCAAGCGCGACCTGGTCGATCTGCTGCGCCGCGACGGTTTCACCAGCATCGGCCAGGCCGTGGGCGCGGATCATCGCTGA
- a CDS encoding DUF952 domain-containing protein, whose translation MPTPKNDLIFHMCREDEWAAAQVSGGYPGSSQDQADGFIHFSTAGQIVESAAKHRAGQAGLLVLTVDPAPLGDALKYEPSRGGQLFPHLYGILPVAAVRRADPLPLGADGRHVFPAHVLEGAPK comes from the coding sequence ATGCCCACACCGAAAAACGATCTGATCTTCCATATGTGCCGTGAGGATGAATGGGCCGCCGCCCAGGTGTCGGGCGGCTATCCGGGGTCATCGCAGGACCAGGCGGACGGCTTCATCCACTTTTCCACGGCCGGGCAGATCGTGGAGAGTGCCGCCAAGCACCGCGCCGGACAGGCCGGCCTGCTGGTGCTGACGGTGGATCCGGCCCCGCTGGGCGACGCCCTGAAGTATGAACCGTCACGCGGCGGCCAGCTGTTTCCCCATCTCTACGGCATCCTGCCGGTGGCGGCGGTGCGCCGCGCCGACCCGCTGCCGCTGGGCGCCGACGGGCGCCACGTCTTCCCCGCCCACGTGCTTGAAGGGGCCCCGAAGTGA
- a CDS encoding TonB-dependent receptor: MPGTAVAQVLPAAPAVQQGAAPQGAPQQDPDMLNGIQEIVVTAQKRSENAQNVPIAITALNPEAMAAAGVTDTSDLKSLTPGLNFNTNLGGFGQPRVRGVGTTATGPGIENPVATYVDGVYIGSSAGALFALNDVEQVAVLKGPQGTLFGRNATGGLIQVTTKEPTQDFHADVEGTYGNYDTFQGSAFLSGGITDTVAVSLAALREDQRDGYGKNLYNGQDVQNHDQSAVRAKILWKPDADTKFLLSADYETYHAADPAIRTYGLTTLGTPTPGGPYDIDLDVQPFLQTRQWGTSLTAQHDFDNVEVLSITAYRNSYFHTIFDADQIPVTGLVLNETQRDQQFSQELQVQSIGDGPFKWTAGLYYFWSKGLYDPLSTSGAFLSSPTFPLTRTDLYVDQSLNSYAGFAQGTYALDDATNLTAGLRYTVDQRAITENQTLTVAGFPVAEAPVDDAKTFDKLTWRLSLDHRFSPELLGYISYNRGFKSGSFAPDTFPVEALKPETLDAYEVGLKSDLWDRRLRVNVSAFYYDQTNLQVNQIVQGVLLVYNASGATSYGMDADVQFQATSHLTLNAGLSLLHARYKEFENAFELFPLATGGNSFDQNGNATGKQLQNTPAVTVNAGASYDIPTAVGKFTLAGNYYYNGGYYADPQNRTRQNSYNTLDASLTWASNDGQYTARLWGKNLTDEFYTQQVNPLNVGDNWVAAPPRTYGLTLGVHF; this comes from the coding sequence GTGCCCGGGACGGCCGTGGCCCAGGTCCTGCCGGCGGCGCCGGCGGTCCAGCAGGGGGCGGCACCCCAGGGCGCGCCGCAGCAGGATCCCGACATGCTGAACGGCATCCAGGAAATCGTCGTCACCGCGCAAAAAAGGTCGGAAAACGCGCAGAATGTGCCCATCGCCATCACCGCCTTGAACCCGGAGGCGATGGCGGCGGCCGGCGTGACCGACACCAGCGACCTGAAGTCGCTGACCCCGGGGCTGAACTTCAACACCAACCTGGGCGGCTTCGGCCAGCCACGCGTGCGCGGCGTCGGCACCACCGCCACCGGTCCCGGCATTGAGAACCCGGTCGCCACATATGTGGACGGGGTCTATATCGGCTCCTCCGCCGGTGCCCTGTTCGCGCTGAACGACGTGGAACAGGTGGCGGTGCTGAAGGGGCCGCAGGGCACCCTGTTCGGCCGCAACGCCACCGGTGGCCTGATCCAGGTGACGACCAAGGAACCCACCCAGGACTTCCACGCGGATGTGGAGGGCACCTACGGCAACTACGACACCTTCCAGGGCAGCGCCTTCCTGTCCGGCGGCATCACCGACACGGTGGCGGTCAGCCTGGCGGCCTTGCGCGAGGACCAGCGCGATGGTTATGGGAAGAACCTCTACAACGGCCAGGACGTGCAGAACCACGACCAGAGCGCCGTGCGGGCCAAGATTCTGTGGAAGCCGGACGCCGACACCAAATTCCTGCTGTCGGCGGATTATGAGACCTACCACGCCGCCGACCCCGCCATCCGCACCTACGGCCTGACCACTCTGGGCACGCCCACGCCGGGCGGCCCCTACGACATCGACCTGGACGTCCAGCCCTTCCTGCAAACCCGGCAGTGGGGCACTAGCCTGACCGCGCAGCACGACTTCGACAATGTCGAGGTGCTCAGCATCACCGCCTACCGCAACTCCTACTTCCACACCATCTTCGACGCCGACCAGATACCGGTCACCGGCCTGGTCCTGAATGAGACCCAGCGGGACCAGCAGTTCAGCCAGGAACTGCAAGTGCAGTCCATCGGCGACGGCCCGTTCAAATGGACCGCCGGCCTTTATTATTTCTGGTCGAAGGGGCTGTACGATCCGCTCAGCACCAGCGGCGCCTTCCTGTCATCGCCCACCTTCCCGCTGACCCGCACCGACCTGTATGTGGACCAGTCGCTGAATTCCTACGCCGGGTTCGCCCAGGGGACCTACGCCCTGGACGACGCCACCAACCTGACGGCGGGTCTGCGCTACACCGTCGACCAGCGCGCCATCACGGAAAACCAGACCCTGACCGTTGCCGGCTTCCCGGTGGCGGAGGCGCCGGTGGATGATGCCAAGACCTTCGACAAGCTGACCTGGCGCCTGTCGCTGGACCATCGCTTCTCCCCCGAACTGCTGGGCTACATCTCCTATAATCGGGGGTTCAAGAGCGGCTCGTTCGCGCCCGACACCTTCCCGGTGGAGGCGCTCAAGCCCGAGACCCTGGATGCCTATGAGGTGGGGCTGAAGTCCGACCTGTGGGACCGCCGCCTGCGGGTCAACGTGTCGGCCTTCTATTACGACCAGACCAATCTGCAGGTGAACCAGATCGTCCAGGGCGTGCTGCTGGTCTACAACGCCAGCGGTGCCACCAGCTACGGCATGGACGCCGACGTGCAGTTCCAGGCGACCAGCCATCTGACCCTGAACGCCGGCCTCAGCCTGCTGCACGCCCGGTACAAGGAATTCGAGAACGCGTTCGAACTGTTCCCGCTGGCGACGGGCGGCAATTCCTTCGACCAGAACGGCAACGCCACCGGCAAGCAGTTGCAGAACACCCCGGCCGTCACCGTCAATGCCGGCGCCAGCTACGACATCCCAACCGCGGTCGGCAAGTTCACGCTGGCCGGCAATTACTATTACAACGGTGGTTATTACGCGGACCCGCAGAACCGCACGCGCCAGAATTCATACAACACCCTGGACGCTTCGCTGACCTGGGCGTCGAACGACGGCCAATACACCGCGCGCCTGTGGGGCAAGAACCTGACGGATGAGTTCTATACCCAGCAGGTCAACCCACTGAACGTGGGCGACAACTGGGTCGCGGCCCCGCCACGCACCTACGGCCTGACCCTGGGCGTGCATTTCTGA
- a CDS encoding glutathione S-transferase family protein translates to MAYTLFYFPGNANLAPHMALEELGVPYELALLDRTNAEHKSAPYLARNPTGRIPTLLDGDETVFETAAILLYLADQHPESRLAAAPGTPGRGRFLTWLFHLTNTIQPEYRVYYYPEQHVTDPSNAADAKATAERRLGEMFALIDRELAGRPYIAADHVTVADFLLLMLVRWGRNFAHPPRDLPHLGRLCAELLARPAVQRTFAQEGLAAPFI, encoded by the coding sequence ATGGCCTATACGCTGTTCTATTTCCCGGGAAATGCCAACCTGGCTCCGCACATGGCGCTGGAGGAACTGGGCGTTCCCTATGAACTGGCGCTGCTGGACCGGACCAATGCCGAGCATAAGTCGGCCCCCTACCTGGCCCGCAACCCCACCGGCCGCATCCCCACCCTGCTGGACGGTGACGAGACGGTGTTCGAGACCGCCGCCATCCTGCTGTACCTGGCGGACCAACACCCCGAATCCCGCCTGGCCGCCGCCCCGGGAACGCCCGGCCGCGGCCGTTTCCTGACATGGCTGTTCCACCTGACCAACACCATCCAGCCGGAATACCGCGTCTATTATTACCCGGAACAGCACGTGACCGACCCCAGCAACGCCGCCGACGCCAAGGCCACGGCGGAGCGGCGGCTGGGGGAAATGTTCGCGCTGATCGACCGGGAATTGGCCGGGCGGCCCTACATCGCCGCCGACCACGTCACCGTCGCCGATTTCCTACTACTGATGCTGGTGCGCTGGGGCCGCAACTTCGCCCACCCGCCGCGCGACCTGCCCCACCTGGGCCGGCTGTGCGCCGAGTTGCTGGCCCGCCCCGCCGTGCAGCGGACCTTCGCGCAGGAAGGACTGGCCGCCCCCTTTATCTGA